One window of the Pedobacter ginsengisoli genome contains the following:
- a CDS encoding 7TM-DISM domain-containing protein → MASGLKAAPKRIVLRNTEAFYKIKAARLNQNALWISVTLTNNSSSNDWYIQVPPPVSEVDLYRKLKDGGFQHLRLNSKTPYTNRPVKVNGFILPLKLQKGESRHYYLRIKNTYKLKIPVYAGTLEAIYEEEHFKNVVNGFMFGALLALMIYNLYIYIAIRDKSYLFYLGYLFFSVIFLLIWNGYIQGQLLNILLLALAIWLLTVYVNSKKGYKSLLFHLAAFACVPLSYILYEGFHSSMSIQMGLCLQSLVLSFSLAVKLNDSKKQTMRLQTEMLEQTAGFSKELLIAQENEKESIATELSSRIGQQLVQLKNEIYILEKQSNGGNPDLFYSITQDIGKAIEEVSNVSFSLTPYQMNTLGLKRSLERLAEDMSTNASTKIDLNIDDLDHLLDKEAQMNLYRIVQELLSNLIKHAGATFCSIRIKSAAKHLQLNYQDNGKGYHTQNPSTGLGLSGIRERCKLLHAEIKISSKLSEGTKVSIKIPIKTIAI, encoded by the coding sequence TTGGCATCTGGCTTAAAGGCTGCGCCAAAACGGATAGTGCTGCGCAATACAGAAGCCTTTTATAAAATCAAAGCTGCCCGCCTCAATCAAAATGCCCTTTGGATCAGCGTCACCCTAACCAACAATTCCAGCTCCAATGACTGGTACATCCAGGTGCCACCGCCCGTTAGCGAAGTAGATTTATATAGGAAGCTAAAAGACGGAGGCTTCCAACACCTGAGACTGAACAGCAAAACACCGTACACCAACCGCCCGGTAAAGGTGAATGGATTTATCCTCCCTTTGAAATTGCAGAAAGGGGAAAGCCGGCATTATTACCTGCGCATCAAAAACACCTATAAGCTCAAAATCCCGGTATATGCGGGCACGCTGGAAGCGATCTACGAAGAAGAGCATTTCAAAAATGTTGTCAACGGATTTATGTTTGGGGCTTTACTGGCCCTGATGATTTACAACCTCTATATCTACATTGCCATCAGGGATAAATCCTATCTATTTTATCTAGGGTATCTGTTTTTTAGCGTGATCTTTTTGCTGATCTGGAATGGTTACATTCAGGGGCAATTACTCAATATCCTGCTGCTGGCCCTCGCAATCTGGCTGCTCACAGTTTATGTCAATTCAAAGAAAGGCTACAAATCTTTGCTTTTTCACCTGGCTGCCTTTGCCTGCGTGCCCTTAAGCTATATACTATATGAAGGCTTTCATTCCTCTATGAGTATTCAGATGGGACTCTGCCTGCAATCGCTTGTACTCTCCTTTTCCCTGGCGGTAAAACTGAACGATTCAAAAAAGCAAACCATGCGCTTGCAAACCGAAATGCTGGAACAGACCGCAGGTTTCTCCAAAGAACTCCTCATTGCGCAGGAAAACGAAAAAGAAAGCATCGCTACTGAGCTCAGTAGCCGCATCGGACAGCAACTGGTACAGCTCAAAAATGAAATCTATATATTGGAAAAGCAAAGCAATGGTGGAAACCCTGACTTGTTTTATAGCATAACCCAGGACATTGGAAAGGCCATTGAAGAAGTCAGCAATGTATCGTTCTCGCTTACACCTTATCAAATGAATACACTAGGACTGAAGCGCTCCTTAGAACGTCTGGCAGAAGATATGTCCACTAATGCAAGTACAAAGATAGATTTGAATATAGATGATTTAGATCATTTGCTTGACAAAGAAGCTCAGATGAATCTGTACAGGATCGTACAGGAACTACTCAGTAACCTGATCAAACACGCAGGTGCAACCTTTTGCAGCATCCGAATCAAATCAGCTGCAAAACATTTACAATTGAACTACCAGGACAACGGAAAAGGATATCACACCCAAAACCCCTCCACAGGTTTAGGACTTTCAGGCATCAGGGAACGCTGCAAACTCCTGCATGCCGAGATAAAAATAAGCAGCAAACTCAGTGAAGGCACTAAAGTGTCCATCAAAATTCCAATTAAAACCATAGCCATATGA
- a CDS encoding response regulator transcription factor: MNAKTTILIADDHPIFLKGLKEVIESEPGYEVIFEAKNGLEALAIARTRHPMVTILDIDMPEMNGLVAAEELIKLVPEANVILLTMHKAKDTFLRALDVGVAGYVLKENAVVDIIQAIEAVMTGNSYISPEMSSFLLSQRRAANHNPTANELLSTLTPSEMKILKLVGSYKSTKAIADELFISEKTVSNHRMNILKKLNLNGKNSLLRFAIEQR, from the coding sequence ATGAACGCAAAGACGACCATACTCATCGCAGACGATCACCCGATATTCCTAAAGGGCCTAAAAGAAGTCATAGAATCTGAACCCGGTTACGAGGTTATTTTCGAAGCTAAAAATGGCCTGGAAGCGCTGGCCATTGCCCGGACCCGTCACCCGATGGTGACCATACTGGATATAGACATGCCGGAAATGAACGGACTGGTCGCAGCCGAAGAGCTGATTAAACTCGTGCCGGAGGCTAACGTCATCCTGCTGACCATGCACAAGGCAAAAGACACCTTCCTGCGCGCGCTCGATGTTGGCGTTGCCGGATATGTGTTAAAAGAAAATGCGGTGGTTGATATCATACAGGCCATAGAGGCTGTAATGACGGGGAATTCCTACATTAGCCCTGAGATGAGTTCATTTTTACTCAGCCAGCGCAGAGCGGCAAACCATAATCCAACCGCCAATGAGCTGCTCAGCACACTGACGCCATCAGAAATGAAAATATTGAAACTGGTAGGCAGCTATAAAAGTACAAAAGCCATAGCCGATGAACTCTTCATCAGTGAAAAAACGGTTTCCAACCACCGGATGAATATCCTGAAAAAACTAAACTTAAATGGCAAAAACAGCTTGCTGCGTTTTGCCATCGAACAACGCTAA
- a CDS encoding 7TM diverse intracellular signaling domain-containing protein, whose translation MSKGLLKVLLLFLVLSGIRESYAQDILLKDNTKSYALSHPLFLIDADNTISADQLSEKNFKPSKFPTLSLGATTASVWVKIRIQNQSNQTGWHIQIDSPPVLESVSVYQKKDRGLFKIFARTANKPKTIGEVRVNNLLIPISIPIQTASEFYIKASSNNILRLPIKVTTLRQAFEQSYLTDLLNGIVFGMLIAFAIYNLFVYIITNEQPYLYYLGYIFFWSLNVFFYNGFLPDILTELIWLNSAGTIISIASLLSVIFTNSFLQTKKNSPFFYKIRGLMCLLSIVILLTDIFYKGAYSFMLVQYLMYPFFIYWFGAGIQSLRKGYKPAIYFILGFGSLMLGNAVYNLKDLDILPDNLITRTSMHWGTLLEALILSFALASRLNFYRKQQDQIQLKTIEEKRAFLKELLQRQEQEKKRIAMELHDNIGQQLILIKNRSWRLQQLSDEPIKNLVSRPIEHIAATMAEVRGILHRLRPYQMDLLGLTQSIHGLITDTFTNYDIEQGNTDEINAYFNTDESMHIFRILQLLTDSILASKPGKQIRYAINLHTSSVAFKFEIQTSQQILNASPDIENRLELLKGSIHVQKTQNATQITVNIPLTP comes from the coding sequence ATGAGCAAAGGGTTACTCAAAGTTTTACTATTGTTTCTCGTACTTTCCGGTATAAGAGAAAGTTATGCCCAGGATATTCTGCTGAAAGACAATACAAAAAGCTATGCGCTTAGCCATCCCTTGTTCCTGATTGATGCTGACAATACCATTAGCGCTGATCAACTGTCGGAAAAAAACTTTAAGCCCTCAAAGTTTCCCACCCTGTCCTTGGGAGCCACAACGGCATCGGTTTGGGTTAAAATCCGCATTCAAAACCAAAGCAATCAAACCGGCTGGCACATCCAGATCGACAGCCCGCCGGTATTGGAATCGGTTAGCGTATATCAGAAAAAGGACCGTGGCTTGTTTAAGATATTTGCAAGAACCGCCAACAAACCCAAAACCATAGGAGAGGTAAGGGTAAACAACCTGCTGATACCTATTTCCATTCCAATCCAAACAGCTTCAGAATTTTATATCAAAGCCAGCAGCAATAATATACTCAGGCTGCCAATTAAAGTCACTACCTTAAGGCAAGCCTTCGAACAGAGCTACCTGACAGATCTATTGAATGGAATTGTTTTTGGCATGCTGATCGCATTTGCCATTTACAACCTTTTTGTTTACATCATCACTAATGAACAGCCTTATCTTTATTATTTAGGCTATATATTTTTCTGGAGTCTGAACGTGTTTTTTTACAATGGCTTCCTGCCCGATATCCTGACTGAGCTCATCTGGTTAAACAGCGCAGGGACGATCATTTCCATAGCCAGCCTCCTGAGTGTCATTTTTACCAATTCTTTTTTGCAAACCAAAAAAAACAGTCCGTTTTTCTATAAAATCAGGGGGCTGATGTGCCTGCTTTCTATAGTGATTTTGCTGACTGATATTTTCTACAAAGGCGCCTATTCCTTTATGCTTGTACAATACCTGATGTACCCCTTTTTCATCTATTGGTTTGGAGCAGGCATTCAGAGTTTAAGAAAGGGCTACAAACCAGCCATCTATTTTATACTTGGATTCGGATCCCTCATGCTGGGCAACGCTGTGTACAACTTAAAAGACCTGGATATCCTGCCTGACAATCTGATTACCCGTACCAGTATGCATTGGGGAACACTGCTGGAAGCATTAATCCTGTCTTTCGCCCTGGCCAGCAGGCTCAACTTTTACAGGAAGCAGCAAGATCAGATTCAGCTGAAGACGATTGAAGAAAAAAGAGCATTTTTGAAAGAACTCCTTCAGCGGCAGGAACAGGAAAAAAAACGCATCGCCATGGAACTGCACGACAACATTGGCCAGCAGCTGATTTTGATTAAGAACAGGTCCTGGCGCCTGCAACAGCTCAGCGATGAGCCTATAAAGAATCTGGTTAGCCGTCCCATTGAACACATCGCAGCTACCATGGCTGAAGTACGTGGCATACTTCACCGGTTAAGACCATACCAAATGGACCTGCTGGGATTAACCCAGAGCATCCATGGCTTAATTACAGATACTTTTACCAATTATGATATCGAGCAGGGAAATACAGATGAAATCAACGCGTATTTCAATACAGACGAGTCCATGCACATCTTTAGGATCTTACAGCTGTTGACAGACAGTATTTTGGCCAGCAAGCCCGGCAAACAGATCCGCTATGCCATTAACCTTCACACTTCCAGTGTCGCTTTTAAGTTTGAAATACAAACCAGCCAGCAGATACTGAATGCTTCTCCTGATATTGAGAACAGACTGGAACTACTCAAAGGCAGCATCCATGTTCAAAAGACACAAAATGCTACCCAAATTACCGTAAACATCCCACTTACCCCTTAA
- a CDS encoding hemerythrin domain-containing protein — protein MEEIRFNLFKSVHKGLRALLADTLLQLQQTDFLITQQADKGIERIKLVLLQLHRHTKWEEDYIFPQLGNQSQSMSSFFTNQHYHTDSLTLELDILICGFEEAKSGPEKELLGDKLLNSFVEFTAYNFNHMNMEEQLINPLLWNNHSDSELRALQLLHMDQSTSKSEDVLVQWMLIHNTNREMSGWLNSMNQNRTSTQFNLVYDLAQKVLAPERLESINLYIYGNEN, from the coding sequence ATGGAAGAGATCAGATTTAACCTGTTTAAAAGCGTACATAAAGGATTAAGGGCATTGCTTGCCGATACACTTTTGCAACTTCAGCAGACCGATTTTTTAATCACCCAGCAGGCCGATAAAGGTATAGAACGCATCAAACTGGTTTTATTACAGCTGCACAGGCATACCAAATGGGAAGAGGATTATATTTTCCCGCAACTTGGAAACCAAAGCCAGAGCATGTCCAGCTTTTTTACCAATCAGCACTACCATACCGACTCCCTGACCCTTGAGCTAGACATCCTTATCTGCGGCTTTGAAGAAGCAAAATCAGGCCCGGAAAAAGAATTGCTGGGTGATAAGCTCCTGAATTCCTTTGTAGAATTCACCGCTTACAACTTCAATCACATGAACATGGAAGAACAGCTCATCAACCCCTTGCTATGGAATAATCACAGCGACAGTGAACTCCGGGCGTTACAATTGCTGCATATGGACCAGTCTACAAGCAAAAGTGAAGACGTTCTGGTGCAGTGGATGCTGATCCATAACACCAACAGGGAAATGTCCGGTTGGCTCAACAGCATGAATCAAAATAGAACATCCACCCAGTTTAACCTGGTATATGACCTGGCTCAAAAGGTCCTGGCACCGGAAAGACTGGAATCCATTAATTTATATATATACGGAAATGAAAATTAA
- a CDS encoding OmpA family protein, with product MKKLIFISALLLAGSNLMAQGFLNKLKQKAEDMASKTLDKAIEGKDKKNTEANNTSQSGIKTENSSGSKNTALTSTTVYDFVPGSKVLLADNFAQDAIGQFPLKWYTRSKGEIVTVNNAKGNWLRVYPGTFVSPVVNIGENTTIEFDLIMNWPKAGGYMVPAIGFAFYDRGNKGEILSYDYRLKNCLKFTIAPYRSEAAIQLTSYENVAKKLESDKYKVANFENKVGSPIHVAISIQKERVRIWIDQEKVFDLPQAAPLNGNLNQLKIDMSTSNYTNEQLGYYVSNFRFAEGSSDKRSKLLTTGKLETSGILFASNSAEVKSDNEGSIKEVAAAMTENPDLTIKIIGHTDAVGKPEANQTLSSKRAESVKNVLAKTYQIDASRIETEGKGSSAPVTSDTSEAGNTKNRRVEFIKQ from the coding sequence ATGAAAAAATTAATCTTTATCTCGGCCTTACTGCTGGCCGGAAGCAATTTAATGGCCCAGGGCTTTTTAAACAAACTGAAACAAAAAGCAGAAGACATGGCCTCTAAAACCCTTGACAAAGCCATAGAGGGAAAAGACAAAAAGAATACCGAAGCGAACAATACTAGCCAATCAGGTATAAAAACTGAAAACAGCTCCGGTAGCAAGAACACCGCTTTGACCAGCACCACCGTCTACGACTTCGTTCCAGGATCTAAAGTATTGCTGGCAGACAACTTCGCTCAGGATGCTATTGGCCAGTTCCCCTTAAAATGGTACACCAGAAGTAAAGGCGAAATCGTTACTGTGAATAATGCCAAAGGTAACTGGCTGCGCGTATATCCAGGTACATTTGTAAGCCCGGTAGTGAACATCGGAGAGAATACCACTATTGAGTTTGACCTGATCATGAACTGGCCGAAGGCGGGTGGGTATATGGTACCGGCAATTGGTTTCGCCTTCTACGACCGGGGAAATAAAGGAGAAATTTTATCCTATGACTACCGCCTGAAAAATTGCCTGAAATTCACCATCGCACCCTACAGATCAGAAGCTGCAATACAACTGACCTCCTATGAGAACGTTGCAAAGAAACTAGAAAGCGACAAATACAAAGTGGCAAATTTCGAGAATAAGGTTGGCAGTCCAATCCATGTCGCCATCAGCATTCAAAAGGAAAGAGTAAGAATCTGGATAGATCAGGAAAAAGTATTTGACCTGCCACAGGCAGCTCCACTAAACGGCAATTTGAATCAGCTCAAAATTGACATGTCCACCTCCAATTACACCAATGAGCAATTGGGTTATTACGTATCAAATTTCAGGTTCGCAGAAGGAAGCTCAGACAAGCGCTCTAAACTTCTGACTACAGGAAAGCTGGAAACCAGCGGCATCCTGTTTGCCAGCAACTCCGCTGAAGTAAAATCTGATAACGAAGGCAGCATCAAAGAAGTAGCCGCAGCCATGACTGAAAACCCAGACCTGACTATCAAAATCATCGGACATACCGATGCAGTCGGCAAACCAGAGGCCAACCAGACCCTATCCAGCAAACGCGCCGAATCCGTTAAAAATGTCCTGGCAAAAACTTACCAGATCGATGCAAGCCGCATAGAAACCGAAGGCAAAGGCTCCAGCGCCCCCGTTACCTCGGACACCAGCGAAGCAGGCAATACCAAAAACAGAAGAGTAGAATTCATCAAACAATAA
- a CDS encoding GIN domain-containing protein, with amino-acid sequence MIYFSNTANSIHQPRKSNLFILPLLLLLISSCKKEEISPSGKQITETRNPGTFHSISTNSAVNIHISQGDTHSVSIKGSDNLIQHFNTNIVNNELVLSYKQGNILSNDLEIWLTLPSLEKLSTSGSGNIEILGNFNDQESFNIRNTGSANIHLSAPYATTASNSTTPEPASQTFQPCGQTSQNSTYPEAETLKSTYWKN; translated from the coding sequence ATGATATATTTCAGCAATACCGCCAACAGCATTCACCAACCCAGGAAATCAAACCTCTTTATCCTGCCCCTGTTGCTCCTTTTGATCAGCAGCTGCAAAAAAGAGGAGATCAGCCCCAGCGGCAAGCAGATCACCGAAACCAGAAACCCGGGCACATTCCACAGCATCAGCACCAACAGCGCAGTAAACATCCACATCAGCCAGGGCGATACCCATTCGGTGTCCATCAAAGGATCAGACAACCTCATCCAACACTTCAACACCAACATCGTCAACAACGAACTGGTCCTGAGCTACAAACAAGGCAACATCCTATCCAACGACCTGGAAATCTGGTTGACCCTACCCAGCCTGGAAAAACTCAGTACCTCAGGAAGCGGAAACATAGAAATACTGGGCAACTTCAACGACCAGGAATCCTTCAACATCCGCAACACCGGCTCCGCCAATATACATTTATCGGCTCCATACGCAACAACCGCTTCAAATTCTACAACTCCGGAACCGGCTTCACAGACCTTTCAGCCATGTGGACAAACATCGCAGAATTCGACCTACCCGGAAGCGGAAACATTAAAATCAACGTACTGGAAGAATTAA
- a CDS encoding GIN domain-containing protein — translation MWTNIAEFDLPGSGNIKINVLEELKAKITGSGNIYYSGNPTIISDIKDSGKLIKFNMPND, via the coding sequence ATGTGGACAAACATCGCAGAATTCGACCTACCCGGAAGCGGAAACATTAAAATCAACGTACTGGAAGAATTAAAAGCAAAAATAACCGGCAGCGGAAACATCTACTACAGCGGCAATCCAACCATCATCTCCGACATCAAAGACAGCGGAAAACTCATCAAATTCAATATGCCCAATGACTAG